One Epinephelus moara isolate mb chromosome 20, YSFRI_EMoa_1.0, whole genome shotgun sequence genomic window carries:
- the n4bp1 gene encoding NEDD4-binding protein 1: MSTTRPLLGMRRVTELTCPEQPTSRLPASAARQQLEAPTVDEFTVLEDKEDELKCAKPRVEQVFKVTFTIIGLLDHTGQPHGSKTSRQIWLQLRGNRDDVSKAKEYVRGLCDPELQKEERYPVDMHCIFAGARGLFLDRLIRDTSAEVVVPEPGRLRLLGRAEPVVMAQSRVQQFVALFQEKRSLPSDREPAVKRAFKSFVEERDDKYTMELLLLPSALKEELLGLAHSPTTTNTSSLAQLNQTLHPSMAEVDQDRSQSSTPVTELSNRILGTSFEEKGSGAATVSGVIKTGGAIGLGPEAVLLNGTRPSHKRRSSESETRDTKRQYSLERRDESPERARERERQRDREGRGSSSSCRSKTPSASSSLSSSGKANTVVGVIMLDSSEVSDDGEAVSPETNLRCLVNFFRTMGYQQEVVERVVKETGQTEDTFLILEKIVEETKRCEDGSKGGEKERQLNSVRSQDIPSSSSSSSTVSRFREKERELSRALVDPGRSKENIKPNQHGGSSNGLGHRRQCSGSETSTQQAITIKRSSSAQGGAGNYEVITIDDDEDVIPTNTKTADSRTSRMMTVPHLDTQSGSRTDYLARGGGGASQRDYLSRGGTQTLGGSVKVETVTALRSTPQWLTATTTSLASTPSSAQPIIRPSASPYQTISHMGFHGVGARTPPANDPPAPPVTGLARFHQSLRTPYTLKLPNEPGRQDLRHIIIDGSNVAMAHGLHRFFSCRGIALAVETFWRRGHREITVFVPQWRQKRDRLTTEQHFLNQLEDLRLLSFTPSREVCGQRISSHDDRFLLHLAEKTDGIIVTNDNLRDFVDTSDTWRKIIQERLLQFTFVEDHFMIPDDPLGKNGPHLDTFLRKEKGRAPVTPPPLRPPDFRPSSQQQQQQQPVYVQALHSAPRTPASTPRPPPSLMPHPTAHWPHSGPPEWHPPRRSPSPSPSPPPQRSPGETSELKRKLYDIFPDQKQRIDRILNDNPYMRDLNALSGLLLG; this comes from the exons ATGTCAACAACGCGGCCCCTCCTCGGAATGAGACGAGTCACCGAGCTAACGTGCCCTGAGCAGCCGACCAGCAGGCTCCCTGCGTCAGCCGCGAGGCAGCAGCTAGAGGCCCCCACAGTGGACGAGTTTACGGTGCTAGAGGATAAAGAAGACGAGCTGAAATGTGCCAAGCCTCGAGTGGAGCAGGTTTTTAAAGTAACGTTCACCATTATTGGTCTTTTGGACCACACAGGACAGCCGCACGGTAGCAAAACATCACGGCAGATATGGCTGCAgctcagaggaaacagagacgaCGTGTCGAAGGCGAAG GAATATGTTCGAGGACTCTGTGACCCAGAGCTGCAGAAAGAAGAGCGGTACCCAGTGGACATGCACTGTATTTTTGCTGGTGCGCGGGGCCTCTTCTTGGACAGGCTCATACGGGACACAAGTGCTGAGGTTGTGGTGCCTGAGCCAGGCCGTCTGCGGTTGTTGGGCCGTGCTGAACCAGTTGTGATGGCCCAGAGCAGAGTTCAGCAATTTGTAGCATTATTCCAG GAGAAGCGAAGTCTACCGAGTGACAGAGAACCAGCAGTGAAACGAGCGTTCAAGTCCTTTGTGGAGGAAAGGGATGATAAGTACACTATGGAGCTTCTTTTGCTGCCCAGTGCCCTGAAGGAAGAGTTACTGGGACTGGCTCATAGCCCCACTACCACAAACACATCCTCCCTG GCTCAGCTCAACCAGACGCTGCATCCCAGCATGGCAGAGGTCGACCAGGACCGCTCACAGAGTAGCACCCCTGTGACAGAACTCTCCAACCGCATCCTGGGCACCAGCTTTGAGGAGAAAGGGAGCGGAGCAGCAACTGTCAGCGGAGTAATTAAAACAGGAGGAGCGATAGGCTTAGGTCCCGAGGCCGTCCTGCTCAACGGCACTCGGCCCTCGCACAAGCGGCGCTCATCTGAGAGCGAGACTCGCGACACAAAGAGACAGTACTCTCTGGAGCGGAGGGACGAGTCGccggagagagcgagagagagggagcgacagagggacagagaaggCCGGGGGAGCAGTAGCAGCTGTAGATCCAAAACCCCCTCTGCCTCgtcatccctctcctcctcaggaAAAGCAAACACAGTAGTCGGTGTGATCATGTTGGACTCCAGTGAAGTCTCGGATGACGGAGAGGCTGTAAGCCCAGAAACCAACCTCCGCTGCTTGGTCAATTTTTTCAG AACCATGGGCTACCAGCAGGAAGTGGTGGAGCGTGTTGTCAAGGagacaggacagacagaggaTACCTTCCTCATTCTGGAAAAAATTGTTGAGGAAACCAAGCGCTGTGAAGACGGTTCAAaaggaggggaaaaagaaagacaattGAACTCTGTGCGCTCCCAAGACATTCCCTCCTCATCGTCGTCCTCGTCTACAGTTTCTCGATTCAGAGAGAAGGAGCGCGAGCTGAGCAGAGCATTGGTGGACCCGGGCAGGTCTAAAGAGAACATTAAGCCCAACCAGCATGGAGGAAGTAGCAACGGTCTGGGGCATCGGAGGCAGTGCAGCGGCAGTGAGACCAGCACTCAGCAG GCCATCACGATCAAGAGGAGCTCTAGTGCTCAAGGAGGAGCAGGAAACTATGAGGTTATTACCATTGACGATGACGAGGACGTCATACCCACGAATACCAAAACAGCGGATAGTAGAACATCCCGGATGATGACAGTGCCACACCTGGACACCCAGTCAGGATCCCGAACAGACTACTTGGCGCGGGGAGGTGGCGGCGCCTCACAGAGGGACTACCTGTCAAGGGGCGGGACACAGACTTTGGGAGGATCAGTGAAAGTTGAAACCGTGACAGCGCTGCGTAGCACGCCTCAGTGGCTGActgccaccaccacctccttaGCTTCAACCCCCAGT TCAGCTCAGCCCATCATTCGGCCCTCGGCCTCTCCTTATCAGACCATCAGCCACATGGGGTTTCATGGGGTTGGAGCCAGGACTCCCCCTGCAAATGACCCCCCGGCGCCCCCGGTGACGGGACTGGCTCGTTTCCATCAGTCACTGAGGACTCCCTACACTCTGAAGCTGCCAAATGAGCCTGGACGTCAGGATCTCAGACACATCATCATAGATGGCAGCAACGTGGCTATGGC TCACGGTCTTCATCGGTTCTTCTCCTGTCGAGGCATAGCGCTGGCTGTGGAGACGTTTTGGAGGCGGGGCCACAGGGAGATCACAGTATTTGTCCCTCAGTGGCGTCAGAAGAGAGACCGACTCACAACAG agcaacattttcTAAACCAGCTAGAAGACCTGCGACTGCTCTCCTTCACTCCCTCCAGAGAGGTGTGCGGTCAGAGGATATCCTCACATGACGacag GTTCCTGCTTCACCTCGCAGAGAAAACAGATGGGATCATTGTAACCAATGACAACCTGAGGGACTTTGTTGACACCTCAGACACCTGGCGCAAGATCATTCAAGAGAG GTTGCTTCAGTTTACTTTTGTGGAGGACCACTTCATGATCCCTGATGACCCTCTGGGGAAAAACGGACCTCATCTAGACACCTTTCTGCGTAAAGAAAAAGG AAGAGCTCCAGTCACTCCTCCCCCACTGAGACCCCCAGACTTCCGGCCGtcctcccagcagcagcagcaacagcagccagTTTATGTCCAGGCCCTCCACTCGGCTCCTCGGACCCCTGCCTCCACGCCCCGGCCCCCTCCCTCCCTGATGCCTCACCCCACTGCACACTGGCCCCATTCCGGTCCCCCCGAATGGCACCCGCCCCGCCGTTCCCCTTCCCCTTCGCCCTCACCTCCTCCCCAGCGGTCGCCGGGGGAGACATCAGAGCTGAAGAGAAAGCTGTATGACATCTTCCCCGACCAGAAGCAACGGATCGACCGCATCCTCAATGACAACCCGTACATGAGAGACCTGAACGCCCTGTCCGGGCTGCTGCTGGGATAA